The Maylandia zebra isolate NMK-2024a linkage group LG7, Mzebra_GT3a, whole genome shotgun sequence genome contains a region encoding:
- the pitpnm2 gene encoding membrane-associated phosphatidylinositol transfer protein 2 isoform X1: MLIKEYRIPMPMSVEEYRIAQLYMIQKKSRQESCGEGSGVEILENKPYEDGPGGSGQYTHKVYHIGKHIPSWFCAILPQAALRVEEESWNAYPYTRTRYTCPFVEKFSIDIETYYKPDTGNQVDVFNMSSAEKRQRTIDPIDIVKDYIPPHEYLVEEDPKLYQSVKTKRGPLSEDWIEEIGQNLGQSSVMCAYKLCKVEFRYWGMQSKIERFIHDVGLRKVMVRAHRQAWCWQDEWYGLTIEDIRQLELETQLALAKKMAQYSLNDGGGTEANNSFISQEQEQGAETVGSTAEAEGAGGKLGDSLETRGELTKQWSTSSRSSNRSSKRGGSPSHQSISEWRMQSIARDSEDSTDDEFFDAHEDFSDNEDMFSKEITKWSSNDLMDKIETIEVDEGQETLYQESVGEYAVNVETQIEDCSSQQCVQPSKIHVLILVLHGGNILDTGSGEQNSKQGDVNTLSGAFEAVMRVHYPSALGRIAIRMVPCPAVCVEAFSLVSNLSPYSYDESCLSSSQDHIPLVALPLLATSAPQYQDAVATVILRANQVYSDFIRSLEGASFNGQVCVIGDCVGGILGFDALCSSSVTVSESQNSSRRGSAISVQDTELLSPGIVINSVSSSSPSLEGSRHLSRSNIDIPHCSGPDDPKKQLPRKRSDSSTYELDTIKHHQAFLTSLHASVLHREAGSRRSSNSTMLEGGSLGKFEFEVTDFFLFGSPLGLVLALRKTVVPTLDVSALRPACQQVYNMFHPADPSASRLEPLLDKRFYLLPPCSVSRYQRFPLGDGHSALLVETVQSNPQLLIESGSTASHRNQESTVSETCIPVPVLNWQTSQSNTEMDTLHSHTLVDGQHPSSTSPGIPHLRCTRRASEASIASQVSGLADSYTASNIATTSKCEVSHTKRPSLLSQLHLPYHRFASRSTPPQLRKKIRQVFPRSNGVESEHSSDVSSDMTSDMTSDLTDVTSDITDISSAPPSPRVLKNIEKVASRWWGSKRMDYALYCPDALTAFPTVALPHLFHASYWESTDVVSFILRQVMRHENSGVLELDGKEVSEFTPSKPREKWLRKRTHVKIRNVTANHRVNDAVFTEDGVQTLTGRFMYGPLDMVTLTGEKIDIHIMTQPPSGEWVYFDTELTNNSGRVSYVIPESKRLGIGVYPVKMVVRGDHTFADSYLTIVPRGTEFVVFSIDGSFAASVSIMGSDPKVRAGAVDVVRYWQDLGYLIVYVTGRPDMQKQRVVAWLSQHNFPNGIVSFCDGLVHDPLRHKANFLKTLINEANMRIFAAYGSTKDISVYTSIGLPPSHIYIVGRPTKKMQHQCQFILDGYASHLSQLEYNQRSRPAKTASTRMVLRKGSFALGTAGGDFLRKRNHIFRTISSQQPGGSGSCSPSQPSRTERTLSQCEVERDRGVTAAAQRSMSIAGGCWGRSSSTKEGSVGLHGPK, translated from the exons AAAAAGAGCAGACAAGAAAGTTGTGGTGAGGGCAGTGGGGTGGAGATCCTGGAGAACAAACCATATGAGGACGGCCCTGGCGGCTCGGGTCAGTACACTCACAAGGTCTATCACATCGGCAAACACATCCCATCCTGGTTTTGTGCCATTCTGCCTCAAGCTGCCCTTCGAGTGGAAGAGGAGTCTTGGAATGCTTACCCCTATACGCGAACCCG gTATACCTGTCCCTTTGTTGAGAAATTTTCTATAGACATTGAGACTTATTATAAACCAGATACTGGAAATCAAGTGGATGTCTTCAATATGTCCTCTGCTGAGAAAAGACAGAGGACTATTG ACCCCATAGACATCGTCAAGGACTACATACCTCCTCATGAGTACCTCGTGGAAGAAGACCCTAAGCTGTATCAGTCAGTCAAGACTAAACGGGGACCATTGTCAGAGGACTGGATTGAGGAAATTGGCCAGAACCTGGGTCAGAGTTCTGTCATGTGTGCCTACAAGCTGTGCAAAGTAGAGTTCAGATACTGGGGCATGCAGTCTAAGATTGAACGCTTCATTCATGATGTGG GCCTTCGTAAAGTCATGGTTCGAGCCCACCGACAGGCGTGGTGCTGGCAGGACGAGTGGTATGGCCTGACTATCGAGGACATCAGGCAGCTGGAGCTGGAGACCCAGCTGGCCTTAGCAAAGAAGATGGCCCAATACAGCCTGAATGATGGAGGGGGAACAGAAGCCAACAACTCCTTCATTAGCCAAGAGCAGGAGCAGGGAGCAGAGACAGTGGGCTCGACTGCAGAGGCAGAAGGAGCAGGAGGGAAGCTTGGAGATTCACTTGAGACAAGAGGGGAGCTCACAAAACAATGGTCAACATCCTCTAGATCCTCCAATAGGTCATCAAAGCGAGGAG GAAGTCCATCTCATCAGAGCATTTCAGAGTGGAGGATGCAGAGCATTGCCCGGGACTCTGAGGACAGCACAGATGATGAGTTCTTTGATGCTCATG AGGACTTTTCTGATAATGAAGACATGTTTTCCAAGGAAATCACCAAGTGGAGCTCAAATGATCTGATGGACAAAATAGAAACAATAGAAGTGGATGAAGGACAAG AAACCTTGTACCAGGAGTCAGTCGGGGAGTATGCCGTCAATGTGGAGACACAGATAGAG GATTGTTCATCTCAGCAGTGTGTACAGCCTTCCAAAATTCATGTCCTCATTTTGGTCCTGCATGGAGGCAACATACTGGACACTGGCTCTG GAGAACAGAACAGCAAACAGGGAGATGTAAACACGCTAAGTGGAGCTTTTGAGGCTGTGATGAGGGTCCATTACCCTTCAGCACTGGGCCGCATTGCCATTCGAATGGTACCCTGCCCTGCTGTGTGTGTCGAAGCATTCTCGCTTGTGTCCAA TCTTAGCCCCTACAGCTACGATGAGAGCTGTCTATCCAGCAGTCAGGACCACATTCCGCTGGTTGCGCTTCCTCTTCTGGCTACTTCTGCACCACAGTACCAAGATGCCGTGGCAACCGTCATCTTACGAGCCAATCAGGTGTACAGCGACTTCATCAGATCTTTGGAAGGAGCTTCTTTTAATGGCCAG GTGTGTGTTATTGGGGACTGTGTTGGGGGTATTCTGGGCTTTGATGCGCTGTGCAGCAGTTCTGTGACGGTATCAGAAAGCCAAAACAGCAGCAGACGGGGCAGTGCCATTAGTGTCCAG GACACAGAACTTCTTTCTCCTGGTATCGTCATAAACAGTGTCTCTTCTTCCTCGCCATCCCTCGAAGGAAGCCGCCATCTCAGCCGCAGCAACATTGACATCCCTCACTGCTCTGGGCCTGACGACCCCAAGAAGCAGCTTCCACGCAAACGCAGCGACTCCTCCACGTACGAGCTGGACACCATCAAACACCACCAAGCCTTCCTCACTAG CCTTCACGCCAGCGTTCTCCACAGAGAGGCTGGATCCCGGCGTTCCAGCAACAGCACCATGTTGGAGGGAGGATCTCTGGGGAAGTTCGAATTTGAAGTGACTGACTTCTTCCTGTTCGGCTCTCCACTCGGGCTCGTGCTTGCACTGAGGAAGACTGTGGTGCCCACTCTGGATG TGTCGGCGCTGCGTCCAGCCTgccagcaggtttacaacatgtTTCATCCAGCTGACCCCTCCGCCTCTCGTCTTGAGCCTCTCCTAGACAAGAGGTTCTACCTGCTGCCTCCCTGTAGCGTCTCCCGCTATCAGCGCTTTCCTCTGGGTGATGGACATTCGGCTCTCTTGG TTGAAACTGTGCAAAGTAACCCCCAGCTTCTGATAGAGTCTGGCAGTACAGCATCACATCGGAACCAGGAAAGCACTGTCAGTGAGACCTGCATCCCTGTGCCTGTCCTCAACTGGCAGACCTCCCAGAGCAACACAGAGA TGGATACCCTTCACTCCCATACTCTTGTTGATGGTCAGCATCCATCATCAACATCACCAGGGATTCCTCACCTTCGCTGCACCCGTAGAGCCAGTGAGGCCAGCATAGCCAGCCAGGTGTCAGGCTTAGCTGACTCTTACACCGCCTCCAACATCGCTACGA CAAGCAAATGTGAAGTGAGCCACACTAAAAGGCCCAGTCTGCTGTCACAGCTGCATCTACCCTACCATAGATTTGCCTCTCGGAGCACACCGCCTCAGTTGCGCAAGAAAATTCGTCAGGTTTTTCCGAGATCCAACGGTGTGGAGTCCGAGCACAGCTCGGACGTTAGCTCTGACATGACTTCTgacatgacctctgacctcactgatgTTACGTCTGACATCACTGACATCAGCTCGGCACCCCCGTCGCCCAGGGTGCTGAAGAACATAGAGAAAG TTGCCTCTCGGTGGTGGGGCAGTAAGAGGATGGACTATGCTCTTTACTGTCCTGATGCCCTGACAGCCTTTCCAACCGTGGCTCTGCCTCATCTTTTCCATGCCTCCTACTGGGAATCGACGGACGTTGTCTCATTTATACTCAGACAG GTAATGAGACATGAGAATTCTGGTGTTTTGGAGCTGGATGGTAAAGAAGTGTCTGAATTTACTCCTTCAAAACCTCGGGAGAAGTGGCTTCGAAAGAGGACTCATGTTAAAATTCGG AATGTGACAGCTAATCATCGCGTGAATGACGCCGTGTTCACAGAGGATGGAGTGCAGACACTGACGGGACGTTTCATGTATGGTCCTCTGGACATGGTCACATTAACTGGAGAAAAG aTTGACATTCACATCATGACCCAGCCTCCCTCTGGAGAGTGGGTGTACTTTGACACGGAGCTCACTAACAACAGTGGACGTGTCTCTTATGTAATTCCAGAGAGCAAGAGGCTGGGTATCGGGGTATATCCTGTCAAAATGGTGGTCAG GGGCGACCACACATTTGCAGACAGCTATCTTACTATTGTACCACGAGGAACAGAGTTTGTTGTATTCAGCATTGACGGGTCATTTGCTGCCAGCGTCTCAATAATGGGGAGTGACCCTAAGGTTCGAGCAGGGGCTGTGGATGTGGTAAG GTACTGGCAGGACTTGGGCTATCTGATAGTGTATGTCACAGGTCGTCCTGACATGCAGAAGCAGCGTGTTGTTGCCTGGCTCTCCCAGCATAACTTCCCTAATGGCATCGTCTCATTCTGCGACGGCCTGGTACATGACCCTCTCCGACACAAGGCCAACTTCCTCAAAACCCTCATCAACGAG GCCAACATGAGGATATTTGCTGCCTATGGCTCCACCAAGGACATATCAGTGTACACTTCTATTGGCCTGCCTCCATCTCATATCTACATAGTGGGAAGGCCCACGAAGAAAATGCAGCACCAGTGCCAG TTCATCCTGGATGGCTATGCTTCCCACCTATCTCAGCTGGAGTACAACCAAAGGTCTCGCCCTGCCAAGACCGCCAGTACCCGTATGGTCCTCCGGAAGGGCAGCTTTGCTCTGGGCACAGCTGGAGGAGACTTCCTCCGGAAACGGAACCACATCTTTCGCACCATCTCCTCTCAGCAGCCTGGAGGGTCGGGGTCATGCTCACCCAGCCAGCCCAGCCGGACTGAGCGCACGCTCAGCCAGTGTGAAGTGGAGCGCGATAGAGGggtcacagcagcagcacagaggagTATGAGTATAGCTGGGGGGTGCTGGGggcgcagcagcagcaccaaggAGGGCAGTGTAGGCTTACATGGCCCCAAgtaa
- the pitpnm2 gene encoding membrane-associated phosphatidylinositol transfer protein 2 isoform X2: protein MLIKEYRIPMPMSVEEYRIAQLYMIQKKSRQESCGEGSGVEILENKPYEDGPGGSGQYTHKVYHIGKHIPSWFCAILPQAALRVEEESWNAYPYTRTRYTCPFVEKFSIDIETYYKPDTGNQVDVFNMSSAEKRQRTIDPIDIVKDYIPPHEYLVEEDPKLYQSVKTKRGPLSEDWIEEIGQNLGQSSVMCAYKLCKVEFRYWGMQSKIERFIHDVGLRKVMVRAHRQAWCWQDEWYGLTIEDIRQLELETQLALAKKMAQYSLNDGGGTEANNSFISQEQEQGAETVGSTAEAEGAGGKLGDSLETRGELTKQWSTSSRSSNRSSKRGGSPSHQSISEWRMQSIARDSEDSTDDEFFDAHEDFSDNEDMFSKEITKWSSNDLMDKIETIEVDEGQETLYQESVGEYAVNVETQIEDCSSQQCVQPSKIHVLILVLHGGNILDTGSGEQNSKQGDVNTLSGAFEAVMRVHYPSALGRIAIRMVPCPAVCVEAFSLVSNLSPYSYDESCLSSSQDHIPLVALPLLATSAPQYQDAVATVILRANQVYSDFIRSLEGASFNGQVCVIGDCVGGILGFDALCSSSVTVSESQNSSRRGSAISVQDTELLSPGIVINSVSSSSPSLEGSRHLSRSNIDIPHCSGPDDPKKQLPRKRSDSSTYELDTIKHHQAFLTSLHASVLHREAGSRRSSNSTMLEGGSLGKFEFEVTDFFLFGSPLGLVLALRKTVVPTLDVSALRPACQQVYNMFHPADPSASRLEPLLDKRFYLLPPCSVSRYQRFPLGDGHSALLVETVQSNPQLLIESGSTASHRNQESTVSETCIPVPVLNWQTSQSNTEMDTLHSHTLVDGQHPSSTSPGIPHLRCTRRASEASIASQVSGLADSYTASNIATIASRWWGSKRMDYALYCPDALTAFPTVALPHLFHASYWESTDVVSFILRQVMRHENSGVLELDGKEVSEFTPSKPREKWLRKRTHVKIRNVTANHRVNDAVFTEDGVQTLTGRFMYGPLDMVTLTGEKIDIHIMTQPPSGEWVYFDTELTNNSGRVSYVIPESKRLGIGVYPVKMVVRGDHTFADSYLTIVPRGTEFVVFSIDGSFAASVSIMGSDPKVRAGAVDVVRYWQDLGYLIVYVTGRPDMQKQRVVAWLSQHNFPNGIVSFCDGLVHDPLRHKANFLKTLINEANMRIFAAYGSTKDISVYTSIGLPPSHIYIVGRPTKKMQHQCQFILDGYASHLSQLEYNQRSRPAKTASTRMVLRKGSFALGTAGGDFLRKRNHIFRTISSQQPGGSGSCSPSQPSRTERTLSQCEVERDRGVTAAAQRSMSIAGGCWGRSSSTKEGSVGLHGPK from the exons AAAAAGAGCAGACAAGAAAGTTGTGGTGAGGGCAGTGGGGTGGAGATCCTGGAGAACAAACCATATGAGGACGGCCCTGGCGGCTCGGGTCAGTACACTCACAAGGTCTATCACATCGGCAAACACATCCCATCCTGGTTTTGTGCCATTCTGCCTCAAGCTGCCCTTCGAGTGGAAGAGGAGTCTTGGAATGCTTACCCCTATACGCGAACCCG gTATACCTGTCCCTTTGTTGAGAAATTTTCTATAGACATTGAGACTTATTATAAACCAGATACTGGAAATCAAGTGGATGTCTTCAATATGTCCTCTGCTGAGAAAAGACAGAGGACTATTG ACCCCATAGACATCGTCAAGGACTACATACCTCCTCATGAGTACCTCGTGGAAGAAGACCCTAAGCTGTATCAGTCAGTCAAGACTAAACGGGGACCATTGTCAGAGGACTGGATTGAGGAAATTGGCCAGAACCTGGGTCAGAGTTCTGTCATGTGTGCCTACAAGCTGTGCAAAGTAGAGTTCAGATACTGGGGCATGCAGTCTAAGATTGAACGCTTCATTCATGATGTGG GCCTTCGTAAAGTCATGGTTCGAGCCCACCGACAGGCGTGGTGCTGGCAGGACGAGTGGTATGGCCTGACTATCGAGGACATCAGGCAGCTGGAGCTGGAGACCCAGCTGGCCTTAGCAAAGAAGATGGCCCAATACAGCCTGAATGATGGAGGGGGAACAGAAGCCAACAACTCCTTCATTAGCCAAGAGCAGGAGCAGGGAGCAGAGACAGTGGGCTCGACTGCAGAGGCAGAAGGAGCAGGAGGGAAGCTTGGAGATTCACTTGAGACAAGAGGGGAGCTCACAAAACAATGGTCAACATCCTCTAGATCCTCCAATAGGTCATCAAAGCGAGGAG GAAGTCCATCTCATCAGAGCATTTCAGAGTGGAGGATGCAGAGCATTGCCCGGGACTCTGAGGACAGCACAGATGATGAGTTCTTTGATGCTCATG AGGACTTTTCTGATAATGAAGACATGTTTTCCAAGGAAATCACCAAGTGGAGCTCAAATGATCTGATGGACAAAATAGAAACAATAGAAGTGGATGAAGGACAAG AAACCTTGTACCAGGAGTCAGTCGGGGAGTATGCCGTCAATGTGGAGACACAGATAGAG GATTGTTCATCTCAGCAGTGTGTACAGCCTTCCAAAATTCATGTCCTCATTTTGGTCCTGCATGGAGGCAACATACTGGACACTGGCTCTG GAGAACAGAACAGCAAACAGGGAGATGTAAACACGCTAAGTGGAGCTTTTGAGGCTGTGATGAGGGTCCATTACCCTTCAGCACTGGGCCGCATTGCCATTCGAATGGTACCCTGCCCTGCTGTGTGTGTCGAAGCATTCTCGCTTGTGTCCAA TCTTAGCCCCTACAGCTACGATGAGAGCTGTCTATCCAGCAGTCAGGACCACATTCCGCTGGTTGCGCTTCCTCTTCTGGCTACTTCTGCACCACAGTACCAAGATGCCGTGGCAACCGTCATCTTACGAGCCAATCAGGTGTACAGCGACTTCATCAGATCTTTGGAAGGAGCTTCTTTTAATGGCCAG GTGTGTGTTATTGGGGACTGTGTTGGGGGTATTCTGGGCTTTGATGCGCTGTGCAGCAGTTCTGTGACGGTATCAGAAAGCCAAAACAGCAGCAGACGGGGCAGTGCCATTAGTGTCCAG GACACAGAACTTCTTTCTCCTGGTATCGTCATAAACAGTGTCTCTTCTTCCTCGCCATCCCTCGAAGGAAGCCGCCATCTCAGCCGCAGCAACATTGACATCCCTCACTGCTCTGGGCCTGACGACCCCAAGAAGCAGCTTCCACGCAAACGCAGCGACTCCTCCACGTACGAGCTGGACACCATCAAACACCACCAAGCCTTCCTCACTAG CCTTCACGCCAGCGTTCTCCACAGAGAGGCTGGATCCCGGCGTTCCAGCAACAGCACCATGTTGGAGGGAGGATCTCTGGGGAAGTTCGAATTTGAAGTGACTGACTTCTTCCTGTTCGGCTCTCCACTCGGGCTCGTGCTTGCACTGAGGAAGACTGTGGTGCCCACTCTGGATG TGTCGGCGCTGCGTCCAGCCTgccagcaggtttacaacatgtTTCATCCAGCTGACCCCTCCGCCTCTCGTCTTGAGCCTCTCCTAGACAAGAGGTTCTACCTGCTGCCTCCCTGTAGCGTCTCCCGCTATCAGCGCTTTCCTCTGGGTGATGGACATTCGGCTCTCTTGG TTGAAACTGTGCAAAGTAACCCCCAGCTTCTGATAGAGTCTGGCAGTACAGCATCACATCGGAACCAGGAAAGCACTGTCAGTGAGACCTGCATCCCTGTGCCTGTCCTCAACTGGCAGACCTCCCAGAGCAACACAGAGA TGGATACCCTTCACTCCCATACTCTTGTTGATGGTCAGCATCCATCATCAACATCACCAGGGATTCCTCACCTTCGCTGCACCCGTAGAGCCAGTGAGGCCAGCATAGCCAGCCAGGTGTCAGGCTTAGCTGACTCTTACACCGCCTCCAACATCGCTACGA TTGCCTCTCGGTGGTGGGGCAGTAAGAGGATGGACTATGCTCTTTACTGTCCTGATGCCCTGACAGCCTTTCCAACCGTGGCTCTGCCTCATCTTTTCCATGCCTCCTACTGGGAATCGACGGACGTTGTCTCATTTATACTCAGACAG GTAATGAGACATGAGAATTCTGGTGTTTTGGAGCTGGATGGTAAAGAAGTGTCTGAATTTACTCCTTCAAAACCTCGGGAGAAGTGGCTTCGAAAGAGGACTCATGTTAAAATTCGG AATGTGACAGCTAATCATCGCGTGAATGACGCCGTGTTCACAGAGGATGGAGTGCAGACACTGACGGGACGTTTCATGTATGGTCCTCTGGACATGGTCACATTAACTGGAGAAAAG aTTGACATTCACATCATGACCCAGCCTCCCTCTGGAGAGTGGGTGTACTTTGACACGGAGCTCACTAACAACAGTGGACGTGTCTCTTATGTAATTCCAGAGAGCAAGAGGCTGGGTATCGGGGTATATCCTGTCAAAATGGTGGTCAG GGGCGACCACACATTTGCAGACAGCTATCTTACTATTGTACCACGAGGAACAGAGTTTGTTGTATTCAGCATTGACGGGTCATTTGCTGCCAGCGTCTCAATAATGGGGAGTGACCCTAAGGTTCGAGCAGGGGCTGTGGATGTGGTAAG GTACTGGCAGGACTTGGGCTATCTGATAGTGTATGTCACAGGTCGTCCTGACATGCAGAAGCAGCGTGTTGTTGCCTGGCTCTCCCAGCATAACTTCCCTAATGGCATCGTCTCATTCTGCGACGGCCTGGTACATGACCCTCTCCGACACAAGGCCAACTTCCTCAAAACCCTCATCAACGAG GCCAACATGAGGATATTTGCTGCCTATGGCTCCACCAAGGACATATCAGTGTACACTTCTATTGGCCTGCCTCCATCTCATATCTACATAGTGGGAAGGCCCACGAAGAAAATGCAGCACCAGTGCCAG TTCATCCTGGATGGCTATGCTTCCCACCTATCTCAGCTGGAGTACAACCAAAGGTCTCGCCCTGCCAAGACCGCCAGTACCCGTATGGTCCTCCGGAAGGGCAGCTTTGCTCTGGGCACAGCTGGAGGAGACTTCCTCCGGAAACGGAACCACATCTTTCGCACCATCTCCTCTCAGCAGCCTGGAGGGTCGGGGTCATGCTCACCCAGCCAGCCCAGCCGGACTGAGCGCACGCTCAGCCAGTGTGAAGTGGAGCGCGATAGAGGggtcacagcagcagcacagaggagTATGAGTATAGCTGGGGGGTGCTGGGggcgcagcagcagcaccaaggAGGGCAGTGTAGGCTTACATGGCCCCAAgtaa